A genomic segment from [Limnothrix rosea] IAM M-220 encodes:
- the purE gene encoding 5-(carboxyamino)imidazole ribonucleotide mutase → MSATNPLVGIIMGSDSDLPTMQAAIAICEQFNVPHEVGIVSAHRTPERMVEYAQTAHERGIKVIIAGAGGAAHLPGMVAALTALPVIGVPVKTSTLSGVDSLYSIVQMPRGIPVATVAIGNAMNAGLLAVQILGAFDPELLKAVQDYRQSLKDMVLDKQSNLERMGYQDYLTRM, encoded by the coding sequence ATGAGTGCAACCAATCCCCTTGTCGGCATTATTATGGGGAGCGATTCTGATCTTCCCACAATGCAAGCGGCGATCGCCATCTGTGAGCAATTTAATGTGCCCCACGAAGTCGGGATTGTGTCTGCCCACCGTACTCCTGAGCGCATGGTGGAATATGCTCAAACTGCCCACGAACGCGGCATTAAAGTGATTATTGCAGGGGCTGGCGGTGCGGCGCATCTTCCCGGTATGGTGGCAGCTCTGACTGCTTTGCCAGTAATTGGTGTTCCCGTTAAAACCAGTACCCTCAGTGGTGTTGATTCCCTTTATTCCATCGTCCAAATGCCTCGCGGAATCCCTGTCGCAACGGTGGCGATCGGTAATGCAATGAATGCTGGTTTATTGGCTGTGCAAATCCTCGGTGCGTTTGATCCAGAATTATTGAAAGCAGTTCAGGATTATCGCCAAAGCTTAAAAGATATGGTTTTGGATAAACAATCTAACCTCGAAAGAATGGGCTATCAAGATTACCTAACGCGAATGTAG
- a CDS encoding MGMT family protein: MSEQSGSIVGLFRKCEHGESLRPEQSVFLEKSFGIQGDVNGHPISPRQVLVVRDEDLREAAIAPGSLRENLIIQNIDADHLKPGSLLEFESGAKIRLTFYCEPCKKISEFVEDWKNFKGKRGVLGVVVESGNVAIANNLQVTTAIFKPLSEIPYERFLSFVSKIPAGKVVTYKEVLLGMGVDRSYFRAIPQYLKKTSTDDYPLHRILNSRGELIPYVPDQEQKLKSEGLQLQKIGQSIKINVTDYLWQANVIATLS; encoded by the coding sequence ATGTCAGAGCAGTCGGGAAGTATTGTCGGGTTATTTCGTAAATGTGAGCATGGTGAGTCATTGCGACCAGAACAGTCAGTCTTCCTAGAAAAAAGTTTTGGCATTCAAGGCGATGTCAATGGTCATCCCATCAGCCCGAGACAGGTTTTAGTTGTGCGAGATGAGGATTTAAGAGAAGCGGCGATCGCCCCCGGTTCTTTACGGGAGAATTTGATTATTCAAAATATTGATGCTGACCATCTCAAACCCGGTTCATTGTTGGAATTTGAAAGTGGCGCAAAAATCCGGCTGACCTTTTATTGTGAGCCTTGCAAAAAAATTAGTGAGTTTGTTGAGGATTGGAAAAACTTCAAGGGTAAGCGTGGGGTCTTGGGTGTTGTGGTTGAGTCGGGCAATGTGGCGATCGCCAACAATCTTCAAGTGACAACGGCTATTTTCAAGCCATTATCAGAAATTCCCTACGAACGATTTTTGAGTTTTGTCAGTAAAATTCCCGCAGGCAAAGTGGTGACTTATAAAGAGGTGCTTTTAGGCATGGGCGTTGATCGGAGTTATTTTCGCGCCATTCCCCAATACCTTAAGAAAACGTCTACTGATGATTATCCATTACATCGAATTTTAAATTCTCGCGGTGAACTGATCCCCTACGTTCCAGACCAAGAACAAAAACTAAAATCTGAAGGTTTGCAGCTCCAAAAAATAGGACAATCAATCAAAATCAACGTAACAGATTATCTTTGGCAAGCTAATGTAATTGCAACTTTATCGTAA
- a CDS encoding DUF4399 domain-containing protein gives MNYFVALLCSMLLTVVTFVSNGAPAMAEAIASPAPDNAQVYIISPENGSTVSSPFTIQFGLSGMGVAPAGIDRPATGHHHLLVDLETLPELDQALSATEQIKHFGGGQTEATLELPPGKHTLQLVLGNYAHVPHTPPVLSEPINITVK, from the coding sequence ATGAATTACTTTGTTGCGCTGCTTTGCTCAATGCTGCTGACTGTTGTTACTTTTGTCTCAAATGGAGCGCCTGCCATGGCTGAGGCGATCGCCTCACCAGCACCTGATAACGCTCAGGTTTATATTATTTCTCCTGAAAATGGCAGCACAGTGTCCAGTCCTTTTACCATTCAATTTGGCCTATCTGGCATGGGCGTTGCACCTGCTGGCATCGACCGTCCCGCAACTGGACATCACCATTTATTAGTGGACTTAGAAACCTTGCCTGAACTTGATCAGGCATTATCCGCAACGGAGCAAATCAAGCATTTTGGTGGCGGTCAAACTGAAGCAACGCTAGAACTTCCCCCCGGAAAGCACACCCTCCAACTGGTACTGGGCAACTATGCTCACGTTCCCCATACTCCTCCTGTTTTGTCTGAGCCGATTAACATTACCGTCAAATAG
- a CDS encoding element excision factor XisH family protein — protein MQAELAHQALHTLTIVEIKSFISASLFKDFELALDQYIIYRNLIRLSQSEYQDIHLAIKDDIYDSFFQRKSVQTLVDINSIALVSVDVIKEEVIQWIN, from the coding sequence GTGCAGGCTGAGTTGGCGCATCAGGCATTGCATACGCTTACGATTGTTGAGATCAAGAGTTTTATTAGTGCCTCTCTATTTAAAGATTTTGAATTGGCATTGGATCAATACATCATCTACAGAAATTTAATTCGACTTTCTCAAAGTGAGTATCAAGATATTCATCTTGCTATTAAAGATGATATTTATGATTCATTTTTTCAACGTAAATCTGTTCAAACTCTAGTGGATATCAACTCTATTGCACTGGTTTCTGTTGATGTTATTAAAGAAGAGGTTATTCAATGGATAAACTAA